A window from Chitinophaga filiformis encodes these proteins:
- a CDS encoding MFS transporter — protein sequence MENQETTIKNDPYASLRIPEFNYYLVIRFAMVFALAMQFTIIEWKVNALTHDPFALGLIGLAEVIPAVLVAPFAGHIVDKREKRGLLILCVIAYIFMGFGLFLLTWDQAVAGISTRWVLNMIYFLVFLGGVARAFLSPANFSLLALIVPRNLYANGSTWSSSAWQIGGMAGPALGGLFIYLFGIHWSMLIVVGVFLAPLYSLIKIRPKPIHYKAQGESFFDGLTKGMRFVWKTKVVLNAMALDMFAVLFGGAVSMLPVFATDVLHVGSLEFGFLRAAVAVGSLTTMFILAYRPLVNQPGLKLLAAVFGFGLCIIVFGFSKSFILSFFALLVSGVLDGISVIIRQTILQLKTPDDMRGRVAAVSSMFVGSSNELGAFESGLAARLMGLVPSVVFGGCVTLGVVITTYIISPAMRKLDLKP from the coding sequence GTGGAGAACCAGGAGACTACTATCAAGAACGACCCTTACGCATCGCTACGTATACCGGAATTCAACTACTATCTCGTCATTCGTTTTGCCATGGTGTTTGCATTAGCTATGCAGTTCACCATTATTGAGTGGAAAGTAAATGCACTGACACATGATCCTTTCGCATTAGGCCTGATCGGGCTGGCAGAGGTAATTCCGGCCGTGCTGGTAGCGCCTTTTGCCGGACATATTGTGGATAAGCGGGAGAAACGGGGATTATTGATCTTATGTGTAATTGCTTACATCTTCATGGGATTTGGCCTGTTCCTGCTTACCTGGGACCAGGCGGTAGCCGGTATTTCCACACGATGGGTGCTCAATATGATCTACTTCCTGGTATTCCTGGGCGGTGTGGCAAGAGCCTTTCTCAGTCCCGCCAATTTCTCGTTGCTGGCGTTGATCGTGCCCCGGAACCTGTATGCCAATGGCTCTACCTGGAGTAGCAGCGCCTGGCAGATAGGCGGTATGGCAGGTCCGGCACTGGGAGGCCTCTTCATCTATCTGTTTGGTATTCATTGGTCTATGCTTATTGTGGTGGGTGTTTTCCTGGCGCCGTTATATAGCCTGATCAAGATCAGGCCTAAACCTATTCATTATAAAGCACAGGGAGAAAGTTTTTTTGATGGATTGACCAAGGGTATGCGTTTCGTGTGGAAGACCAAAGTAGTACTGAATGCGATGGCACTGGACATGTTTGCTGTATTGTTTGGCGGCGCCGTTTCCATGCTGCCGGTCTTTGCAACGGATGTACTGCATGTGGGTTCACTGGAATTTGGTTTCCTGCGGGCGGCGGTAGCCGTTGGTTCCCTCACCACTATGTTCATTCTGGCTTACAGGCCATTGGTGAATCAACCGGGGCTTAAACTGCTGGCCGCCGTTTTCGGGTTTGGTCTGTGTATTATCGTATTCGGGTTTTCGAAAAGCTTTATCCTCTCTTTCTTCGCCTTACTGGTCAGCGGCGTGCTGGATGGTATCAGTGTGATCATCCGCCAGACGATCCTGCAGCTCAAAACGCCGGACGACATGCGGGGACGGGTAGCTGCTGTCAGTTCCATGTTCGTCGGATCTTCCAATGAACTGGGCGCTTTCGAAAGCGGCCTTGCCGCCCGTCTGATGGGATTGGTACCTTCTGTCGTATTTGGCGGTTGTGTTACATTGGGCGTGGTCATAACCACCTATATCATCTCTCCGGCTATGCGCAAGCTGGACCTGAAACCCTGA
- a CDS encoding carboxy terminal-processing peptidase has product MRRMKVIIPVALLTISMGVLAFSKLHKEDPPGRYEVIMGLVGQILTQGHYQPKEINDAYSKEVFDKYLKSLDSEKKFFLKSDIKGLENVSTHIDDELQGAPLDCFNAINAIIKQRVAEAASIYPEILSKPFDFTKDEKVVLDPDKIDYPESLEERKEAWRKVLKYRTLEKLTELQEARDKQKDKAGEKIKTDVELEAEARAKVKTVYDRYFDRLKNRQDDNERFSMFINAITTTMDPHTDFFPPAEKRAFEEQMAGKFFGIGAQLKEEDGKIKIASIVTGSASWKDGRLKANDAILKVAQGDKEPVDVTGYAVEDAVKLIRGNKGSVVKLTVKSVDGTVKVIDITRDEVVLDDTFAKSAIINGQHKLGYIYLPEFYADFNDRNGARCAEDVAKEITKLKAENVEGIILDLRFNGGGSLQDVVQMAGLFIPEGPIVQVKSRSGDPMVLRDRDKSVQYGGPLAIMVNEYSASASEIMAAAMQDYKRAVIIGSNTFGKGTVQRMLNLDDFYSNKEIGALGAIKLTQQKFYRANGGSTQLKGVASDIQLPDPYYEVAERKDADALAWDEIPKASFTPWYDPVPVDVLKKNSEKRIASSEAFKMMNDNIATLKKMESQEAYSLNQQTYKAEQKSNTNALKRYDSVNEKVKELNISSLKTDLDRLASDSAKLARNKDWLKFRQKDIYLDEAVNVMNDLIALSYPKLQGKPANK; this is encoded by the coding sequence ATGAGAAGAATGAAAGTGATTATACCAGTTGCACTGCTTACGATCTCAATGGGGGTGTTGGCTTTCAGCAAACTGCATAAAGAAGATCCTCCAGGCAGATACGAAGTGATCATGGGCCTGGTAGGACAAATACTAACCCAGGGACACTATCAACCTAAGGAGATTAACGACGCTTACTCTAAAGAAGTTTTTGATAAATACCTGAAGAGCCTGGACAGTGAAAAGAAATTTTTCCTGAAGAGTGATATCAAGGGGTTGGAAAACGTATCTACCCACATCGACGATGAGCTGCAGGGCGCTCCGCTGGACTGCTTTAATGCCATCAATGCCATCATCAAACAACGTGTTGCCGAAGCAGCTTCCATTTACCCGGAAATACTTTCCAAGCCATTTGACTTTACGAAAGACGAAAAGGTGGTCCTGGATCCCGATAAGATTGATTACCCCGAAAGCCTCGAAGAGCGTAAGGAAGCCTGGAGAAAAGTACTGAAATACCGTACGCTGGAAAAATTAACAGAACTGCAGGAAGCCCGCGACAAACAGAAAGACAAAGCCGGCGAAAAGATTAAAACGGATGTCGAACTGGAAGCTGAAGCAAGGGCCAAGGTAAAGACCGTATACGACCGTTATTTTGACCGTCTGAAGAACAGACAGGATGATAACGAGCGTTTCAGCATGTTTATAAACGCCATTACCACCACTATGGACCCACATACTGATTTCTTCCCGCCAGCGGAAAAGAGGGCTTTCGAAGAGCAGATGGCCGGTAAGTTCTTTGGTATTGGCGCCCAGTTGAAAGAAGAAGATGGTAAGATCAAGATTGCCAGCATCGTAACAGGTAGCGCCAGCTGGAAAGATGGCCGCCTGAAAGCAAACGACGCTATCCTGAAAGTAGCGCAGGGCGATAAGGAACCGGTGGACGTTACAGGTTATGCCGTGGAAGATGCTGTGAAACTGATCCGCGGTAACAAAGGATCTGTTGTAAAACTGACAGTGAAGAGCGTGGACGGTACCGTAAAAGTGATTGACATTACCCGCGATGAAGTTGTACTGGATGACACCTTTGCAAAATCTGCCATTATCAATGGCCAGCATAAACTCGGTTACATCTACCTGCCTGAATTCTATGCAGATTTCAATGACAGGAACGGCGCCCGCTGCGCAGAAGACGTTGCTAAAGAGATCACCAAACTGAAAGCGGAAAATGTAGAAGGTATCATTCTCGATCTGCGCTTCAATGGTGGTGGTTCCCTGCAGGATGTTGTTCAGATGGCCGGCCTGTTCATTCCGGAAGGTCCTATCGTACAGGTGAAATCCCGTAGCGGCGATCCAATGGTACTCCGCGATCGCGACAAGAGCGTACAATACGGTGGCCCGCTGGCTATTATGGTCAATGAATACAGTGCTTCTGCTTCTGAGATCATGGCAGCCGCTATGCAGGACTATAAACGTGCAGTGATCATCGGTAGCAATACTTTCGGTAAGGGTACCGTGCAACGTATGCTGAACCTGGATGATTTTTACTCCAATAAAGAAATAGGCGCCCTGGGTGCTATTAAACTGACCCAACAGAAGTTTTATCGTGCAAATGGTGGTTCTACCCAGCTGAAAGGTGTAGCTTCCGATATTCAGCTGCCGGATCCATACTATGAAGTGGCAGAACGTAAAGATGCCGATGCCCTGGCTTGGGACGAAATTCCGAAAGCGTCTTTCACTCCCTGGTACGATCCTGTTCCGGTGGATGTATTGAAAAAGAACAGCGAAAAACGTATCGCATCCAGCGAGGCGTTTAAGATGATGAATGACAACATCGCTACGCTGAAAAAGATGGAAAGCCAGGAAGCTTACTCTCTGAACCAGCAGACATACAAAGCAGAGCAGAAGTCCAACACCAATGCCCTGAAACGTTATGATTCCGTAAATGAGAAGGTGAAGGAGCTGAACATCAGTAGTCTGAAAACTGACCTGGACAGGCTGGCCAGCGATTCTGCAAAACTGGCCCGTAACAAGGACTGGCTGAAATTCAGGCAGAAAGATATCTACCTGGATGAGGCGGTAAATGTAATGAATGACCTGATCGCATTGTCTTATCCTAAATTACAGGGTAAACCTGCTAACAAATAA
- a CDS encoding transglutaminase-like domain-containing protein: MHETKEINALFHLLDDPDQEVYDTVANKILLFGKEIIPNLEHLWENTVDESIQERIEQLIHRVHYKDLQVALQGWSKTESPDLLQGSILVAQYQFPDMQPNNVVAEIERIKRNIWLELNNYLTPLEQINVLNSMIYNYFGLKGEEVAYVRKNQFFINQVIESRKGNPLTNGIVYQSLCAMLDLPVYAVNIPRQFILGYFDTFYDFTETPRPDDNRILFFIDPIQGQIYSHQDVEGYLKRMSIPMTPSYYQPQSTRRIIQFLLEELLKCFQDEKEEYKRDELRTLIKLLGDKME; this comes from the coding sequence ATGCACGAGACCAAGGAAATAAATGCTTTGTTCCACCTGTTGGATGATCCTGACCAGGAGGTGTATGATACTGTTGCCAACAAGATATTGCTGTTTGGAAAAGAGATCATTCCCAACCTCGAGCACTTATGGGAAAATACGGTCGATGAATCCATCCAGGAAAGAATCGAGCAGCTTATTCACCGCGTGCATTATAAAGATCTGCAGGTAGCGCTGCAGGGATGGAGCAAGACAGAATCGCCCGACCTCTTGCAGGGTTCCATACTGGTAGCGCAATACCAGTTTCCGGATATGCAGCCCAATAATGTTGTAGCAGAAATTGAGAGGATCAAACGGAATATCTGGCTGGAACTGAATAACTACCTCACTCCGCTGGAACAGATCAATGTCCTGAACAGCATGATCTACAACTACTTCGGACTGAAAGGGGAAGAAGTGGCCTACGTACGTAAGAACCAGTTCTTCATTAACCAGGTGATAGAATCCCGCAAGGGCAATCCGCTGACTAACGGCATTGTATACCAGAGCCTCTGCGCCATGCTGGACCTCCCGGTATATGCTGTAAATATTCCCCGGCAGTTCATACTGGGTTATTTCGATACATTCTATGACTTTACCGAAACACCCAGACCTGACGACAACCGCATCCTTTTCTTCATAGATCCCATCCAGGGACAGATCTATTCACACCAGGATGTAGAAGGATACCTGAAACGGATGTCCATTCCAATGACACCCTCCTACTATCAGCCACAGTCTACCAGGAGGATTATACAGTTCCTGCTGGAAGAATTACTGAAATGCTTCCAGGACGAGAAAGAAGAGTATAAAAGGGATGAGCTGAGGACCCTGATAAAGCTTCTGGGCGATAAGATGGAATAA
- the topA gene encoding type I DNA topoisomerase, with translation MAKNLVIVESPAKAKTIEKILGKDFEVKSCFGHIRDLEKDDMGIDIPNNFKPKYTIPEDKEKIVKELKKLAKETEEVWLATDEDREGEAISWHLCEVLGLDPDVTKRIVFHEITKPAIEKAVQQPRLLDMNLVNAQQARRILDRIVGFELSPVLWRKMSMRNSLSAGRVQSVAVRLIVEREREINTFNAVSSFRVEAFFTAKDLQGKNITFKAEGPTRFKTAEDAEKFLEQCIGAAYSVKDIQVKPGKKSPAAPFTTSTLQQEASRKLGYSVSKTMLLAQKLYESGKITYMRTDSVNLSDTALADIQNAITTNYGQKYHQHRKFKNKNESAQEAHEAIRPTYMENASVDDSDTKKLYELIWKRTIASQMSDAELEKTIAKIDISTNHEELTASGEVLKFDGFLKVYMEGKDDEDVSDEDENDGSLPPLAVKQVLDLKEMKATERFTRPAPRYTEASLVKKLEELGIGRPSTYAPTITTVQKRGYVEKRDKEGVKRDFRILNLKADKITKITDTENTGAEKSKLFPTDLGMIVTDFLNQYFGSVMDYGFTAKIEGEFDEVAHGKKVWNKMLNDFYTPFHKDVENTLEKAERVKGERLLGTDAETGKPIVARMGRYGPMIQIGKAEDEEKPKFAKMKSTQSIETITLEEAMELFKLPRNLGKFEDEDVLVNIGRFGPYAAHDKKFYSLKKEMDPYTVELDEIAPLIVEKRAAKDERTIKIFEKEKIQILKGPYGPYIKQGLRNYKIPKEKIDTAADITLEEAKAIIEDVKANPPKKKAPPRKKKAE, from the coding sequence ATGGCAAAAAATCTAGTAATTGTTGAGTCTCCGGCGAAAGCCAAGACGATTGAAAAGATACTGGGCAAAGACTTCGAGGTAAAATCCTGCTTTGGTCACATCCGCGATCTGGAGAAGGATGATATGGGTATTGATATCCCCAATAACTTTAAACCTAAGTATACTATACCTGAGGATAAAGAGAAGATAGTTAAGGAATTAAAGAAACTTGCGAAAGAAACTGAGGAAGTTTGGTTAGCAACGGATGAGGACCGTGAGGGGGAAGCCATCTCATGGCATTTATGTGAGGTACTGGGTCTTGACCCGGACGTTACCAAACGTATCGTTTTCCATGAAATTACTAAGCCAGCCATCGAAAAAGCCGTACAACAGCCCCGCCTATTAGATATGAACCTGGTCAACGCCCAGCAGGCCAGGCGTATTCTTGACAGAATAGTAGGTTTTGAACTATCGCCCGTGCTCTGGCGTAAGATGAGCATGCGTAATTCATTGTCTGCCGGCCGTGTACAATCTGTAGCGGTAAGGCTGATCGTAGAGCGGGAACGTGAGATCAATACATTCAATGCCGTTAGCAGTTTTAGGGTAGAAGCCTTCTTTACTGCTAAAGATCTTCAAGGCAAAAATATTACTTTTAAAGCTGAAGGCCCCACCCGCTTCAAGACTGCCGAAGATGCTGAAAAGTTCCTTGAGCAGTGCATCGGCGCAGCCTATTCGGTGAAGGACATTCAGGTAAAACCTGGTAAGAAATCGCCTGCAGCCCCATTCACTACTTCTACCCTGCAACAGGAAGCCAGCCGTAAACTGGGCTATAGCGTTTCCAAAACAATGTTGCTGGCGCAGAAGTTGTATGAAAGTGGTAAGATCACGTATATGCGTACTGACTCTGTGAACCTGTCAGACACAGCGCTCGCAGATATCCAGAACGCCATTACTACCAACTACGGGCAGAAATATCATCAGCACCGTAAATTCAAGAATAAAAATGAATCTGCCCAGGAGGCGCATGAGGCAATCCGCCCAACCTATATGGAAAATGCGTCTGTTGATGACAGCGATACCAAAAAGCTCTATGAACTGATCTGGAAACGTACCATCGCAAGCCAGATGAGCGACGCGGAACTGGAGAAGACGATTGCTAAAATTGACATCTCCACCAATCACGAAGAGCTGACAGCCAGTGGTGAAGTATTGAAGTTTGACGGGTTCCTGAAAGTATACATGGAAGGTAAAGACGATGAAGATGTGAGCGATGAGGACGAAAATGACGGCTCTTTGCCACCATTGGCGGTAAAACAGGTGCTTGACCTGAAAGAAATGAAGGCCACTGAACGTTTTACCCGTCCTGCACCCCGCTATACAGAGGCCAGCCTGGTAAAGAAACTGGAAGAACTGGGTATCGGACGTCCATCCACCTACGCTCCCACCATTACTACCGTTCAGAAACGTGGTTATGTGGAGAAACGTGATAAGGAAGGCGTAAAAAGGGACTTCCGTATCCTCAACCTGAAAGCCGACAAGATCACCAAGATCACAGATACGGAGAATACCGGCGCAGAAAAATCCAAACTGTTCCCGACAGACCTGGGTATGATCGTGACCGACTTCCTGAACCAGTATTTTGGTTCTGTGATGGACTACGGTTTCACTGCGAAGATCGAAGGAGAATTTGACGAGGTGGCCCACGGTAAGAAGGTCTGGAACAAGATGCTGAACGACTTCTATACACCTTTCCATAAAGATGTAGAGAACACGCTGGAAAAGGCGGAAAGAGTAAAAGGCGAACGCCTGCTTGGCACTGATGCCGAAACAGGTAAACCGATCGTAGCGCGCATGGGACGTTATGGCCCTATGATCCAGATCGGTAAAGCGGAAGACGAAGAGAAGCCGAAATTCGCAAAAATGAAGTCCACTCAAAGTATAGAAACTATTACTTTAGAGGAAGCGATGGAACTGTTCAAACTACCCCGCAACCTGGGTAAATTTGAAGACGAAGATGTACTGGTGAACATTGGCAGGTTCGGACCTTATGCAGCGCATGATAAGAAGTTCTATTCCCTGAAAAAGGAAATGGACCCATACACAGTGGAGCTGGATGAAATAGCCCCGCTGATCGTAGAAAAGAGAGCAGCCAAGGATGAACGCACCATAAAAATTTTCGAAAAAGAAAAGATCCAGATACTGAAAGGCCCCTACGGACCGTATATAAAACAGGGATTAAGGAATTACAAGATACCAAAAGAAAAGATTGACACCGCCGCTGACATAACACTGGAAGAAGCTAAAGCCATCATCGAAGATGTCAAGGCCAATCCTCCAAAGAAGAAAGCGCCACCGAGGAAGAAGAAGGCGGAATAA
- a CDS encoding Rossmann-like and DUF2520 domain-containing protein produces MDIVIIGAGNVAHCFGHLLKLHGHQILQVISRKKENAVELAESLHSTGTNDLLDINMEADLYLMAVSDAAIPELNDELRLGKRFVVHTAGAVPLDAIKKISLNTGVIYPLQSLRKEVRNYPAIPLLLEAASDEVMRRIKPVAQSISPDIQEVSSHQRLQLHLAAVLCNNFTNHLIARAKRYCEKEGLDFSLLQPIIKETFDRLEKFPPESVQTGPAVRKDEATMSRHRALLENEEYLKLIYQVMSDSIYDFHRS; encoded by the coding sequence ATGGATATAGTAATTATTGGCGCAGGGAATGTAGCGCATTGTTTTGGTCATTTGTTGAAACTGCATGGTCATCAGATCCTGCAGGTGATCAGCCGTAAGAAGGAAAATGCTGTTGAGCTGGCAGAATCATTGCATTCTACCGGTACCAACGATCTGCTGGATATTAATATGGAGGCAGACCTTTACCTGATGGCCGTAAGTGACGCCGCTATCCCTGAGCTGAACGACGAGCTGAGACTGGGAAAACGTTTTGTAGTGCATACTGCCGGAGCAGTACCCCTCGATGCCATTAAAAAGATCTCCCTGAATACGGGCGTGATCTACCCTTTGCAATCCCTCCGGAAGGAAGTCCGGAACTATCCCGCCATCCCGCTGCTGCTTGAGGCTGCCAGCGATGAGGTCATGCGCAGGATAAAACCGGTAGCACAGAGTATAAGTCCTGATATACAGGAAGTTAGTTCGCATCAGCGCCTCCAGTTACACCTGGCGGCTGTACTATGCAACAACTTTACTAACCACCTGATTGCCAGGGCCAAGCGCTACTGTGAAAAGGAAGGACTGGACTTTAGCTTGCTACAGCCTATTATAAAGGAGACTTTTGACCGGCTGGAGAAATTTCCTCCTGAATCCGTTCAGACAGGCCCTGCCGTTCGAAAGGATGAGGCTACCATGTCCCGCCACCGTGCCCTGCTGGAAAATGAAGAGTACCTCAAACTGATCTACCAGGTCATGTCAGATAGTATTTATGATTTCCACCGCAGCTGA
- a CDS encoding KdsC family phosphatase, with the protein MNILSLFKPISTFVFDVDGVLTDGTVQLLPNGEQSRKMNIRDGYALQLAVKKGYRVVIISGGRSESVVSRLQGLGIKDIYTGVLDKQEKLQDYVFENDLRWEEIIFMGDDIPDYRAMQLVGLPVCPADAAPEIRGICRYVSPINGGNGCVREIIEKVLKLNGHWMMDEEIASR; encoded by the coding sequence ATGAACATTTTATCTCTTTTTAAACCTATTTCCACCTTTGTATTTGACGTTGATGGCGTGTTGACCGATGGAACTGTGCAGTTGTTGCCCAACGGGGAACAGTCACGGAAAATGAACATCCGGGACGGTTACGCCTTACAGCTGGCAGTGAAGAAAGGGTACCGGGTCGTGATCATTTCGGGCGGAAGGTCAGAAAGCGTGGTTAGCCGTTTACAGGGCCTGGGTATAAAAGATATTTATACCGGCGTTTTAGACAAGCAGGAGAAATTACAGGATTATGTGTTTGAAAACGACCTGCGCTGGGAAGAGATCATATTTATGGGCGATGATATACCGGATTACCGGGCTATGCAACTGGTCGGCCTGCCGGTATGCCCTGCAGATGCCGCTCCCGAAATCAGGGGCATCTGCCGGTATGTATCACCTATCAATGGCGGAAATGGTTGCGTGCGGGAGATCATTGAAAAGGTGCTGAAACTGAATGGTCACTGGATGATGGATGAGGAGATCGCCAGCCGTTAA
- a CDS encoding geranylgeranylglycerol-phosphate geranylgeranyltransferase has product MKLLIAFLRLIRYPNLIYIALTQFLLQYCVVAPVLEYNGEGPSLSWLSFFLLSLSTVLIAAAGNIINDYFDINIDIINKPEKMVLDKIINRRWAMAWHTIFNMAGVSIGFIVAWQIGQIYLGLTQVICSLILWFYSTSFKRQILIGNVLISLLTALAVVVVGFYEKQIYESFEAIMSPAGRKLIQIIGVYALFAFVISLVREIVKDLEDMLGDAKDGCRTIPIVWGVEAAKRICYMLLLALQVLIVAVEIRIGLIGWWPAIIYLVVFVQAPAYYIYTLLKKAHLPEHYHRVSSLVKWLMLTGILSMIFFKIFL; this is encoded by the coding sequence ATGAAATTGCTGATTGCCTTTTTAAGGTTGATCCGATATCCAAACCTGATCTATATAGCATTAACCCAGTTCCTGCTACAGTATTGTGTAGTGGCGCCGGTGCTGGAATATAACGGAGAAGGGCCTTCTCTTTCCTGGCTTTCCTTTTTCCTGCTGTCGCTCTCTACTGTATTAATAGCAGCTGCGGGGAATATCATTAATGACTACTTCGACATTAATATAGATATTATCAACAAACCTGAAAAGATGGTGCTCGATAAGATCATCAATCGACGCTGGGCCATGGCCTGGCATACCATATTTAATATGGCAGGTGTATCCATTGGTTTTATTGTGGCCTGGCAGATCGGCCAGATCTATCTGGGCCTCACCCAGGTGATCTGTTCCCTGATCCTCTGGTTCTATTCTACTTCCTTTAAGCGTCAGATCCTGATCGGGAATGTGCTGATCTCGTTACTGACGGCCCTGGCAGTAGTTGTCGTAGGCTTTTATGAAAAGCAGATATATGAAAGTTTTGAAGCCATCATGTCGCCGGCGGGCAGAAAACTGATCCAGATCATCGGAGTATATGCTCTGTTCGCTTTTGTCATTTCTCTTGTACGTGAAATAGTAAAAGACCTGGAAGATATGTTAGGCGATGCGAAAGATGGTTGTCGCACTATACCCATTGTATGGGGCGTAGAAGCGGCCAAACGCATCTGTTATATGTTGCTGTTAGCCCTGCAGGTCCTGATCGTGGCGGTGGAAATAAGAATAGGACTTATCGGTTGGTGGCCGGCTATTATCTACCTGGTAGTGTTTGTGCAGGCGCCTGCTTATTATATTTATACCCTGTTGAAGAAGGCCCATTTGCCGGAACATTATCACAGGGTTAGCTCACTCGTGAAATGGCTGATGCTGACCGGCATCCTGTCTATGATCTTTTTTAAAATATTCCTCTGA
- a CDS encoding Maf family protein translates to MYTGKRVILASQSPRRKQLLEQAGIPFEVKVVDTAETFPADMAIPEVPVHIARQKSAAVAALCTAEDIIITADTVVVLDDTIIGKPKDREDAIRILSALSGRIHRVITGVVIKREQQELAFSKETAVHFKPLTTEQITYYVDTYKPYDKAGAYAIQEWIGAVGIDRIDGCFYNVMGLPVSNVVEALESIAAENN, encoded by the coding sequence ATGTATACCGGAAAACGTGTGATCCTTGCTTCTCAGTCACCGCGCAGAAAGCAACTGCTGGAGCAGGCAGGAATTCCTTTTGAAGTGAAAGTAGTGGATACCGCTGAAACCTTTCCCGCTGATATGGCTATTCCGGAAGTGCCCGTGCATATTGCCAGGCAGAAATCTGCAGCAGTAGCGGCTTTATGTACAGCAGAAGATATCATAATCACTGCAGATACCGTTGTTGTTTTAGATGATACCATCATCGGTAAACCTAAAGACAGGGAAGATGCCATCCGCATCCTGTCGGCATTGAGTGGCCGGATACACCGGGTTATCACAGGTGTCGTGATCAAACGGGAGCAGCAGGAACTGGCTTTCTCCAAAGAAACCGCTGTGCATTTCAAACCACTCACCACTGAGCAGATCACCTACTATGTGGATACCTACAAGCCTTACGATAAGGCCGGCGCCTATGCAATACAGGAATGGATAGGAGCCGTTGGAATAGATCGTATTGACGGTTGTTTCTACAATGTGATGGGATTGCCTGTAAGCAATGTCGTGGAAGCACTGGAATCTATTGCCGCTGAGAATAATTGA
- a CDS encoding iron chaperone, whose product MKNAASDIDAYIATFPEDIQARLQEVRATIRKAAPEATEAIKYAIPTFVLKGNLVHFAAFKNHIGFYPAPTGIKAFEKELSVYKQGKGSVQFPLDQPMPLALITRIVEYRVKQQYGNR is encoded by the coding sequence ATGAAAAACGCCGCTTCAGACATTGACGCCTATATTGCAACATTTCCGGAAGATATACAGGCCCGGCTACAGGAAGTCCGTGCCACCATCCGTAAAGCAGCCCCTGAGGCAACAGAAGCCATCAAATATGCCATACCGACCTTTGTACTGAAAGGCAACCTGGTGCATTTTGCGGCATTTAAAAATCACATAGGCTTCTACCCTGCACCAACAGGTATCAAAGCATTTGAAAAGGAATTATCAGTGTATAAACAGGGAAAAGGATCTGTACAGTTTCCCCTGGATCAACCTATGCCATTGGCGTTGATCACCAGGATCGTGGAGTATAGGGTTAAGCAGCAATATGGAAACAGGTGA